The following are from one region of the Cyanobium gracile PCC 6307 genome:
- a CDS encoding TolC family protein, producing the protein MVLPSFGLQALPVRAQSVPAPAAPSLPAPPPLPLAPEVKGPRPKSNPTVLAPAAKELPPGLQDLVAPNPLALPVKPSQVRIRELRPLGLADVETLVEVNNPELKAIASQVEQAQSALRAQIALWYPTIQLNANSLPTYSGGQQFSSAFTGTGQQPGNTITSIWRMSAVLQASWGLINPTRTPQIAAARDRFEQAKNQYLIGLRARRLEAAEAFFDLQVSDETVRIGQESVRSSLVSLRDARARFQAGVATKLEVLEAETQLARDQQVLTQGLSDQAIARRALAALLDLPQDVTPTSKEPSRVVGSWLPSLQESIIAAYAFREELDNVLLNISIANSEANAALGAAQPFLNIAYSLTGGRTRGVQFANRSTPGVNFGNEGWSVENTVGLNLSWTLFDGGAARANYRRQKQVAQENSFQFAQQRDAIRQQVETNFYELEKNNRNITTTSREVISTRESLRLARLRFQAGVTTQREVVDTQRDLTQAEVRWSTAISDYNKALARLRRFTGLDQVGLCQRQALPATSPRAAGTSEIPVEPQPLIPACRAGSPTGSEAMPPGS; encoded by the coding sequence GTGGTGCTCCCGTCATTCGGCCTCCAGGCGCTGCCGGTCCGGGCCCAGTCCGTCCCAGCCCCTGCCGCCCCGAGCCTTCCGGCCCCCCCGCCCCTGCCTCTGGCCCCTGAGGTCAAGGGTCCCAGGCCCAAGTCCAACCCCACGGTGCTGGCGCCCGCCGCCAAGGAGCTGCCCCCGGGTCTCCAGGATCTGGTCGCCCCCAACCCGCTGGCCCTCCCGGTCAAGCCGTCCCAGGTGCGCATCCGGGAGCTGCGCCCCCTCGGCCTGGCCGATGTGGAAACCCTCGTCGAGGTCAACAACCCCGAGCTCAAGGCGATCGCCAGCCAGGTGGAGCAGGCCCAGTCGGCCTTGCGGGCCCAGATCGCCCTCTGGTATCCAACCATCCAGCTCAACGCCAACAGCCTGCCCACCTACTCCGGCGGCCAGCAGTTCAGCAGCGCCTTCACCGGCACCGGCCAGCAGCCCGGCAACACGATCACCAGCATCTGGCGGATGTCGGCCGTGCTCCAGGCCAGCTGGGGCCTGATCAACCCGACGCGCACGCCGCAGATCGCCGCCGCCCGCGACCGTTTCGAGCAGGCCAAGAACCAGTACCTGATTGGCCTTCGGGCGCGGCGCCTGGAGGCGGCCGAGGCCTTCTTCGATCTGCAGGTCTCCGACGAGACGGTCCGCATCGGCCAGGAGTCGGTGCGCTCCTCCCTGGTGAGCCTGCGGGACGCCAGGGCCCGCTTCCAGGCCGGCGTGGCCACCAAGCTGGAGGTGCTGGAGGCCGAAACCCAGCTGGCCCGCGACCAGCAGGTGCTCACCCAGGGTCTGTCCGACCAGGCCATCGCCCGCCGTGCCCTGGCCGCCCTGCTCGACCTGCCCCAGGACGTCACCCCCACCTCGAAGGAGCCTTCGCGGGTGGTGGGCTCCTGGCTGCCGTCGCTGCAGGAGAGCATCATCGCCGCCTACGCCTTCCGCGAGGAGCTCGACAACGTCCTGCTCAACATCTCGATCGCCAACAGCGAGGCCAATGCGGCCCTGGGCGCGGCCCAGCCCTTCCTGAACATCGCCTACAGCCTCACCGGCGGTCGCACCAGGGGCGTGCAGTTCGCCAACCGCAGCACCCCGGGGGTCAACTTCGGCAACGAGGGCTGGTCGGTGGAGAACACGGTGGGCCTGAACCTCAGCTGGACCCTTTTCGATGGCGGTGCCGCCCGGGCCAATTACCGCCGCCAGAAGCAGGTGGCCCAGGAGAACTCCTTCCAGTTTGCCCAGCAGCGGGACGCGATCCGCCAGCAGGTGGAAACCAACTTCTACGAACTCGAGAAGAACAACCGCAACATCACCACCACCTCCCGCGAGGTGATCTCCACCAGGGAATCCCTGCGGCTGGCCCGGCTGCGCTTCCAGGCCGGTGTCACCACCCAGCGGGAAGTGGTCGACACCCAGCGCGACCTCACCCAGGCCGAGGTGCGCTGGTCGACGGCCATCTCCGACTACAACAAGGCCCTGGCTCGCCTGCGGCGCTTCACCGGCCTCGACCAGGTCGGCCTTTGCCAGCGCCAGGCTCTGCCGGCCACCAGCCCGAGGGCGGCCGGCACCTCCGAGATCCCCGTGGAGCCCCAGCCCCTGATCCCGGCCTGCCGGGCCGGCAGCCCCACCGGGTCCGAGGCGATGCCGCCGGGGTCCTGA
- a CDS encoding BCD family MFS transporter, which yields MSSPLRPGLTLPATVRLGLFQGCLGCLAVIFSGLLNRIMLSELGFPGLLVGGALAFEQFVAPSRVLFGQISDAHPLASRHRVPYVLLGTAAFCLMAVLSVPLIFRVGRLLEDGSQPGLAFGIAALCGLFALYGLAVSLATTPYLALVIDRTSEQERPRAVSIIWCMLTVGIVIGAVAIGVSLRSLDGVNDPVVLEATLSQFMASVAGVVMLLTVVATWGMESPLRERTDGTAVRREDAIGLRQSWTLITSSRQVLIFFSFLILFTLALFLQDPVLESYGAQVFAMPIAATAQLNAFWGVGTLVGLLVAGLWVVPRLGKMATARLGCQLIALSLLLLLVAGLTARIPFLQAVMVLFGLAAGIGTNSALCLMLDLTLPQAAGTFVGVWGLAQALSRAIGKLLGGGLYDIGRALPLGDGPYGPFALVLGVELLVALAALLLLGYVNVRQFREDTSHSLSQVLEMEMG from the coding sequence TTGTCATCGCCCCTCCGCCCCGGCCTGACCCTCCCCGCCACGGTGCGCCTGGGTCTTTTCCAGGGTTGCCTCGGTTGCCTGGCCGTGATCTTTTCGGGTCTGCTCAACCGGATCATGCTCAGTGAGCTGGGCTTCCCCGGACTGCTGGTGGGCGGGGCCCTGGCCTTCGAGCAGTTCGTGGCCCCCTCCCGGGTACTGTTCGGCCAGATCTCCGATGCCCACCCCCTGGCCTCCCGCCACCGGGTCCCCTACGTCCTGCTCGGCACGGCGGCCTTCTGCCTGATGGCCGTGCTGTCGGTGCCGCTGATCTTCCGGGTGGGGCGTCTGCTGGAGGACGGCAGCCAACCCGGTCTCGCGTTCGGGATCGCCGCCCTCTGCGGCCTGTTCGCCCTTTACGGCCTGGCGGTCTCCCTGGCCACCACCCCCTACCTGGCCCTGGTGATCGACCGCACCAGCGAACAGGAGCGGCCCCGGGCGGTGAGCATCATCTGGTGCATGCTCACGGTCGGCATCGTCATCGGCGCCGTGGCCATCGGAGTGAGTCTGCGCTCCCTGGACGGGGTCAACGATCCGGTGGTGCTCGAGGCGACCCTCTCCCAGTTCATGGCCTCCGTGGCCGGGGTGGTGATGCTGCTCACCGTCGTCGCCACCTGGGGCATGGAATCCCCGCTGCGGGAGCGCACCGACGGGACGGCTGTCAGGCGGGAGGACGCCATCGGTCTGCGGCAGTCCTGGACCCTGATCACCTCCAGCCGCCAGGTGCTGATCTTCTTCTCTTTCCTGATCCTGTTCACCCTGGCGCTGTTCCTGCAGGATCCGGTGCTCGAGAGCTACGGCGCCCAGGTGTTCGCCATGCCGATCGCCGCCACCGCCCAGCTCAACGCCTTCTGGGGGGTCGGCACCCTGGTGGGCCTGCTGGTCGCAGGACTCTGGGTGGTGCCCCGGCTCGGGAAGATGGCCACCGCCCGCCTCGGCTGCCAGCTGATCGCCCTGTCCCTGCTGCTGCTGCTGGTGGCGGGCCTGACGGCCCGGATCCCCTTCCTGCAGGCCGTGATGGTGCTGTTCGGCCTGGCGGCCGGCATCGGCACCAACAGCGCCCTCTGCCTGATGCTCGACCTCACCCTGCCCCAGGCCGCCGGCACGTTTGTCGGCGTCTGGGGCCTGGCCCAGGCCCTGTCCCGGGCGATCGGCAAGCTCCTGGGAGGCGGGCTGTACGACATCGGCCGTGCCCTGCCGCTCGGGGACGGGCCCTACGGCCCCTTCGCCCTGGTGCTCGGTGTAGAGCTACTGGTGGCCCTGGCGGCCCTGCTGCTGCTGGGGTATGTCAACGTGCGCCAGTTCCGGGAGGACACCTCCCACAGCCTCAGCCAGGTTCTGGAGATGGAGATGGGATGA
- the nadB gene encoding L-aspartate oxidase, translated as MAPHWDVVVVGSGAAGLMTCLELPPQLRVLLLSKSSSPPSASRWAQGGIAAVTGADDSFASHIADTLKAGAGLCDPAAVEVLVREAPACVGRLVQLGMDFDRSPQGLSTTLEAAHSHRRVLHAQDRTGGALVDALEREVRRRPGLEQRKGIPALQLWVENGQCLGLQVLEGHRLRWLRTGAVVLASGGGGHLFAHTTNPAQASGDGVAMAWSAGALVRDLEFVQFHPTALMLPDAPHFLISEAVRGEGARLFDDAGRSPVARLEGGDLAPRDQVSRALARCMAEQGVTHLWLDLRPVGRERLERQFPTILRRCRELGLAPGDAPIPVAPAAHYWMGGIGTDLEAATSLRGLYAVGEVASTGVHGANRLASNSLMECLVFARRLRHLQPQTLPTAPLSAPCEAPALSAAEARSGPDEATLIAAIADLRRLCWQVAGVERRGVDLIGALRRVRSERSGHERSPLLRRAHDLPHDQELTLTPEQSRRLLLLQDLRQRLVLAELLMEAAAFRVESRGGHHRTDAPSPQPFWRRHTVQRRGRSPLTTPVGQG; from the coding sequence ATGGCACCCCACTGGGACGTGGTGGTGGTCGGCAGTGGTGCCGCGGGACTGATGACCTGCCTGGAGCTGCCCCCCCAGCTGCGGGTGCTGCTGCTGAGCAAGTCCAGCTCCCCCCCGTCGGCCAGCCGCTGGGCCCAGGGCGGCATCGCCGCGGTGACCGGAGCCGACGACAGCTTCGCCAGCCATATCGCCGACACCCTCAAGGCCGGCGCCGGGCTCTGCGATCCGGCCGCCGTCGAGGTGCTGGTGCGGGAGGCGCCGGCCTGCGTCGGGCGCCTCGTGCAGCTGGGCATGGACTTCGATCGCAGCCCCCAGGGCCTGAGCACCACCCTGGAAGCGGCCCACAGCCACCGCCGCGTGCTGCATGCCCAAGACCGCACCGGCGGCGCCCTGGTGGACGCCCTGGAGCGGGAGGTGCGGCGCCGGCCCGGCCTGGAGCAGCGCAAGGGCATCCCCGCCCTGCAGCTGTGGGTGGAGAACGGCCAGTGCCTCGGCCTGCAGGTGCTCGAAGGCCACCGGCTGCGCTGGCTGCGGACCGGTGCGGTGGTGCTGGCCAGCGGCGGCGGCGGCCATCTGTTCGCCCACACCACCAACCCGGCCCAGGCCAGCGGCGACGGTGTCGCCATGGCCTGGAGCGCCGGTGCCCTGGTGCGGGACCTGGAGTTCGTGCAGTTCCACCCCACGGCGCTGATGCTGCCGGACGCCCCCCATTTCCTGATCAGCGAGGCGGTGCGCGGCGAGGGGGCCCGGCTCTTTGACGACGCCGGCCGCTCACCGGTGGCCCGGCTGGAGGGGGGCGATCTGGCGCCGCGGGACCAGGTGAGCCGCGCCCTTGCCCGCTGCATGGCCGAGCAGGGGGTCACCCACCTGTGGCTCGACCTGCGGCCGGTGGGACGCGAACGGCTGGAACGCCAGTTCCCCACCATCCTGCGCCGCTGCCGGGAGCTGGGGCTGGCCCCCGGCGACGCCCCGATTCCGGTGGCCCCTGCGGCCCACTACTGGATGGGCGGCATCGGCACCGACCTGGAGGCCGCCACCAGCCTGAGGGGTCTCTACGCGGTGGGGGAGGTGGCCAGCACCGGGGTGCACGGGGCCAACCGGCTGGCCAGCAACTCGCTGATGGAATGCCTCGTCTTCGCCCGCCGGCTGCGCCACCTGCAACCCCAGACCCTTCCCACCGCGCCCCTCAGTGCCCCCTGCGAGGCCCCGGCTCTGAGCGCCGCCGAAGCGCGCTCGGGCCCCGATGAGGCCACCCTGATCGCGGCCATCGCCGACCTGCGCCGACTCTGCTGGCAGGTGGCCGGCGTGGAGCGCCGCGGCGTCGATCTCATCGGCGCCCTGCGGCGGGTGCGCAGCGAGCGCTCGGGCCATGAACGCTCCCCCCTGCTGCGCCGGGCCCACGATCTGCCCCACGACCAGGAACTGACGCTGACGCCGGAGCAAAGCCGCCGTCTGCTGCTGCTGCAGGATCTGCGCCAGCGGCTGGTGCTGGCGGAGCTGCTGATGGAGGCCGCCGCCTTCCGGGTCGAGAGTCGCGGCGGCCATCACCGCACCGATGCCCCGTCGCCCCAGCCGTTCTGGCGACGCCACACGGTGCAGCGGCGAGGACGCTCACCCTTGACCACCCCGGTGGGCCAGGGCTGA
- the psbU gene encoding photosystem II complex extrinsic protein PsbU, giving the protein MKRLLAWLMSGVVLAGLLVTLLLPGAALAAERRNEIDDKLAESVGKVDLNNASVRRFQQYPGMYPTLAGKIVLGGPYDSVDDVLELDLTDRQRELFNKYKENFTVTPPAIALNEGFDRINDGVYR; this is encoded by the coding sequence ATGAAGCGGCTGCTTGCCTGGTTGATGAGTGGTGTGGTCCTGGCCGGTCTGCTCGTGACCCTGCTTCTGCCCGGTGCCGCCCTCGCCGCGGAGCGCCGCAACGAGATCGACGACAAGCTCGCCGAGAGTGTCGGCAAGGTGGATCTCAACAACGCTTCAGTGCGCCGGTTCCAGCAGTACCCCGGCATGTACCCGACCCTGGCCGGCAAGATCGTCCTCGGTGGCCCCTACGACAGCGTCGACGACGTTCTGGAGCTTGACCTGACTGACCGCCAGCGGGAGCTGTTCAATAAGTACAAAGAGAACTTCACCGTGACCCCCCCGGCGATCGCCCTCAACGAAGGCTTCGATCGCATCAACGACGGCGTGTATCGCTGA
- a CDS encoding TIGR03279 family radical SAM protein, with product MWKEPSSALAGPTALAGPVTQPRPALVATVEPGSIAEELGFQPGDRLRSINGIRPRDLIDVQVLQGEEELVLEVEDPDGTLHVVELEKDLDEGLGLGFSEALFDGLRQCNNHCPFCFIDQQPPGRRDSLYLKDDDYRLSFLYGSYLTLTNLTAADWSRIEEQRLSPLFVSVHATDPELRSRLLVNPRAALLLEQLAWFAERRLQIHAQVVVCPGLNDGEALERTLTDLARFATGPWPAVLSTAVVPVGLTRFRPAGDALRPVDRETAREVIARVERLQPAFLASTGSRFAWLSDEWFLIAGRRLPPRASYEDLPQQENGVGSIRAFLEDLEGATRELPAGIATPRRCSWVVGRLVAEALQPVVERLNRVEGLELLLHGLPSPYWGQEQVVTGLLTGSDLIEGLGGRDLGEELLLPRVMLREGEEVFLDDSTLADLRRQLPVPVRLLGGADDLVAACLGTPRGDA from the coding sequence GTGTGGAAGGAGCCTTCCTCTGCCCTTGCCGGGCCCACCGCCCTCGCCGGTCCCGTCACCCAGCCCCGGCCCGCCCTTGTGGCCACGGTGGAGCCGGGTTCGATCGCCGAGGAGCTGGGCTTCCAGCCGGGTGACCGCCTGCGCAGCATCAACGGCATCCGCCCGCGGGATCTGATCGATGTCCAGGTGCTGCAGGGGGAGGAGGAGCTGGTGCTCGAGGTGGAGGACCCGGACGGCACCCTCCACGTGGTGGAGCTGGAGAAGGACCTCGACGAGGGGCTGGGGCTGGGCTTCAGCGAGGCGCTCTTCGACGGCCTGCGCCAGTGCAACAACCACTGCCCCTTCTGCTTCATCGACCAGCAGCCGCCGGGGCGCCGCGACAGCCTCTACCTCAAGGACGACGACTACCGGCTCAGCTTCCTCTACGGCTCCTACCTCACCCTCACCAACCTCACGGCGGCTGACTGGAGCCGGATCGAGGAGCAGCGCCTCTCGCCCCTGTTCGTGTCGGTCCATGCCACCGATCCGGAGCTGCGCAGCCGCCTGCTGGTCAACCCCCGGGCCGCCCTGCTGCTGGAGCAGCTGGCCTGGTTCGCCGAGCGGCGCCTCCAGATCCACGCCCAGGTGGTGGTCTGCCCGGGGTTGAACGACGGCGAAGCCCTGGAGCGCACCCTCACCGACCTGGCGCGGTTCGCCACCGGACCCTGGCCCGCCGTGCTCTCCACCGCCGTGGTGCCGGTGGGTCTGACGCGTTTCCGCCCGGCCGGCGATGCCCTCCGGCCGGTCGACCGGGAGACGGCCCGCGAGGTGATCGCCCGGGTGGAGCGCCTGCAGCCCGCCTTTCTGGCCAGCACCGGCAGCCGTTTCGCCTGGCTCTCCGATGAGTGGTTCCTGATCGCCGGCCGGCGCCTGCCGCCGCGGGCCAGCTACGAGGATCTGCCCCAGCAGGAGAACGGGGTCGGCAGCATCCGCGCCTTCCTGGAGGATCTGGAGGGCGCTACCCGGGAGCTTCCCGCCGGCATCGCCACCCCGCGCCGCTGCAGCTGGGTGGTGGGCCGCCTCGTGGCCGAGGCCCTGCAGCCGGTGGTGGAGCGGCTCAACCGGGTCGAGGGGCTGGAGCTGCTCCTCCACGGCCTGCCCAGCCCCTACTGGGGCCAGGAGCAGGTGGTCACCGGGCTGCTCACCGGTTCCGACCTGATCGAGGGCCTCGGCGGCCGGGACCTGGGGGAGGAACTGCTGCTGCCGCGGGTGATGCTGCGGGAGGGGGAGGAGGTGTTTCTCGACGACAGCACCCTCGCCGATCTGCGCCGACAGCTGCCTGTGCCGGTTCGATTGCTGGGGGGTGCGGACGATCTGGTGGCCGCCTGCCTCGGCACCCCACGGGGAGATGCTTAA
- a CDS encoding DUF3120 domain-containing protein, protein MHNFLHNQVLGVPPTLSARSEALPGLRLGAVPAAWVLPLVAALLVTVPVFLQAPWVRAAPMSAALFTLPLMALALLLERRGQGLWQPLGVLLVGFSGSWLGGCLFWGWFRLHPVMHLPLESFALPLAVAGLGGRWRLAGAFYLGSLLGTASTDGVMAAAGLMDLWPRVLNAPLSEAPVLLQGAALQVLQPWALALVGLAAGLLLLLCRRLWSLGGPWRVASAAVGTTLAVDALFLGAALLAPHLSGLI, encoded by the coding sequence TTGCACAACTTTCTTCACAACCAGGTGCTCGGGGTTCCGCCCACCCTTTCCGCCCGTTCCGAGGCCTTGCCGGGCCTGCGGCTCGGTGCCGTCCCGGCCGCCTGGGTCCTGCCCCTGGTGGCCGCTCTGCTGGTCACCGTGCCCGTGTTCCTGCAGGCCCCGTGGGTGCGTGCTGCACCGATGTCAGCGGCCCTGTTCACCCTCCCCCTGATGGCCCTCGCCCTGCTGCTGGAGCGCCGGGGCCAGGGACTGTGGCAGCCGCTGGGGGTGCTGCTGGTGGGCTTCAGTGGCAGCTGGCTGGGGGGCTGCCTGTTCTGGGGCTGGTTCCGGCTCCACCCGGTGATGCATCTGCCGCTCGAGTCCTTCGCCCTGCCCCTGGCGGTGGCGGGCCTCGGTGGCCGCTGGCGCCTGGCGGGTGCGTTCTACCTGGGCTCCCTGCTCGGCACCGCCAGCACCGATGGGGTGATGGCGGCCGCCGGCCTCATGGACCTCTGGCCCCGGGTGCTGAATGCGCCCCTGAGCGAGGCCCCCGTTCTGCTCCAGGGCGCCGCCCTCCAGGTGCTGCAGCCCTGGGCCCTGGCCCTCGTCGGCCTGGCGGCCGGCCTGCTGCTGCTCCTCTGCCGTCGCCTCTGGTCGCTGGGAGGTCCCTGGCGGGTGGCGTCCGCGGCCGTGGGCACCACCCTCGCCGTCGATGCCCTCTTCCTCGGGGCGGCCCTGCTGGCCCCCCACCTCAGCGGCCTGATCTGA
- a CDS encoding undecaprenyl-diphosphate phosphatase — protein MPLVATAAALPLAEACWHALVLGVVQGLTEFLPISSTAHLKVVPVLLGWGDPGVAFTAVIQLGSIAAVLGYFRRDLAEVSAGVARAFRHGQWNDPPARLGVAIMLGTVPILLAGLAIKVLLPGYETSPLRSLTSIAIVSIVMALMLAVAELVGRRRRLLEAVTPRDGLLVGLAQALALIPGVSRSGSTLTASLFDGWQRADAARFSFLLGIPAITLAGLVELRAAFGSVETGGVIPMLVGIAAAAVVSWLAIAWLLRFLQQNSTWIFVGYRLLFGLVILLGFRGLEGATP, from the coding sequence ATGCCGCTGGTCGCCACGGCCGCCGCCCTGCCCCTGGCCGAAGCCTGCTGGCACGCCCTCGTTCTGGGGGTCGTGCAGGGGCTGACGGAGTTCCTGCCGATCAGCAGCACGGCCCACCTCAAGGTGGTGCCGGTGCTCCTGGGATGGGGTGACCCCGGGGTGGCCTTCACGGCCGTGATCCAGCTCGGCAGCATCGCCGCCGTGCTCGGCTATTTCCGCCGCGATCTGGCCGAGGTGAGCGCCGGGGTGGCCCGGGCCTTCCGCCATGGTCAGTGGAATGACCCGCCGGCCCGGCTGGGAGTGGCCATCATGCTGGGCACCGTGCCGATCCTGCTGGCGGGCCTGGCGATCAAGGTGCTGCTGCCCGGCTACGAGACCTCCCCCCTGCGCAGCCTGACCTCGATCGCCATCGTCTCGATCGTGATGGCCCTGATGCTGGCGGTGGCCGAGCTGGTGGGCCGCCGCCGCCGCCTGCTGGAGGCCGTCACCCCCCGCGACGGCCTCCTGGTGGGGCTGGCCCAGGCCCTGGCGCTGATTCCCGGGGTGTCCCGCTCAGGCAGCACCCTGACGGCGTCCCTGTTCGATGGCTGGCAGCGCGCCGACGCGGCGCGCTTCTCGTTCCTGCTGGGCATCCCCGCCATCACCCTGGCCGGGCTAGTGGAGCTCAGGGCGGCCTTCGGCTCGGTCGAGACCGGCGGTGTGATTCCGATGCTGGTGGGTATCGCCGCCGCGGCGGTGGTCTCCTGGCTGGCGATCGCCTGGCTGCTGCGCTTCCTGCAGCAGAACAGCACCTGGATCTTCGTCGGCTACCGGCTGCTGTTCGGACTGGTGATCCTGCTGGGCTTCCGGGGGCTGGAGGGGGCCACCCCCTGA
- a CDS encoding inositol monophosphatase family protein, giving the protein MKAPTPHPLDSRLESLLDRVAERQRADFGHSQPDLKADGSFITACDRWSDATLVEGLAELFPGEGVLSEEGRQQVPATPAYWVVDPLDGTTNFAAGIPYWAISMARFEAGVPVLAILDVPPLRQRIVAIRGQGAWRNGKPIPPPALQLHNAGCASLCSRSIRVLQKLPHRPFPGKIRLLGVASLNLVSVAMGQTMAALEATPKIWDLAAAWLVLEELGCPLRWLGASPRGLQPGQDLALTDFPVLVANRQETLERFMPWAEALESKEPTKHVI; this is encoded by the coding sequence ATGAAGGCCCCCACCCCGCACCCCCTCGATTCCCGTCTGGAGTCCCTGCTCGACCGGGTCGCCGAACGTCAGCGGGCCGACTTCGGCCACAGCCAGCCGGACCTGAAGGCGGATGGGTCCTTCATCACGGCCTGCGATCGCTGGAGCGACGCCACCCTGGTGGAGGGACTGGCCGAGCTGTTCCCCGGTGAGGGGGTCCTGAGCGAGGAGGGCCGCCAGCAGGTGCCCGCCACGCCGGCCTACTGGGTGGTGGATCCCCTCGATGGCACCACCAACTTCGCCGCCGGCATCCCCTACTGGGCGATTTCCATGGCCCGCTTCGAGGCCGGCGTGCCGGTTCTGGCGATCCTCGATGTGCCGCCGCTGCGTCAGCGGATCGTCGCCATCCGGGGGCAAGGGGCCTGGCGCAATGGCAAGCCCATTCCGCCGCCTGCCCTGCAGCTACACAACGCCGGTTGCGCCTCGCTCTGCAGCCGCTCGATCCGGGTGCTCCAGAAGCTGCCCCACCGCCCGTTTCCCGGCAAGATCCGGCTGCTGGGTGTCGCCAGCCTCAATCTGGTGTCGGTGGCCATGGGGCAGACCATGGCGGCCCTGGAGGCCACCCCGAAGATCTGGGACCTGGCGGCGGCCTGGCTGGTGCTTGAGGAGCTGGGATGTCCCCTGCGCTGGCTGGGGGCGAGCCCACGCGGGCTGCAGCCGGGCCAGGACCTGGCCCTGACGGACTTCCCGGTGCTGGTGGCCAACCGGCAGGAGACGCTGGAACGGTTCATGCCGTGGGCGGAGGCCCTGGAGAGCAAGGAGCCCACGAAGCACGTGATATGA